Proteins encoded within one genomic window of Candidatus Binataceae bacterium:
- a CDS encoding sigma-54 dependent transcriptional regulator encodes MNGSSAVDLLNQPTYEGESGEWLSLEELARGSERVGPMMVRSIQVRKVLSTLARIAPFKSTVLIHGESGTGKELVARALHSLGPTPNGPFVTFNCSNLVDTDSMAESQLFGHVKGALPGAHDEMVGFFRAANGGTLFLDEIADLPLKVQPKLLRAVETHEVHPVGSSETYRVDIRLIASTNRDLRAMVKAGQFRNDLYYRLNAAAIVVPPLRERREAIPAFVAFFVDHYNRLFGKEVTLVDKRAVDTLSRYSWPGNVRELAHAIESAVLMAEGTRLSFEDLPPHLSDPELRVTFAPLSPFEISDLDAVAESPEGQQPYSLSAAIHRASKGALVRALEAASGNAYRAANLLGVSRYTVYRMLNRYGMAEGRARKTTIR; translated from the coding sequence GTGAATGGGAGTTCTGCAGTCGATCTTCTGAATCAGCCAACTTACGAGGGCGAATCCGGCGAATGGCTGTCCCTCGAAGAACTCGCACGCGGCTCCGAGCGCGTGGGTCCGATGATGGTGCGGTCGATCCAGGTCCGCAAGGTGCTTTCCACACTTGCGCGTATCGCTCCGTTCAAATCCACCGTGCTGATCCATGGCGAATCCGGCACTGGCAAGGAGCTCGTCGCCCGTGCACTTCATTCGCTCGGCCCGACGCCCAACGGGCCCTTTGTTACCTTCAACTGCTCCAACCTCGTCGATACCGATTCAATGGCGGAGTCGCAGCTCTTCGGGCACGTCAAGGGCGCCCTGCCCGGCGCGCATGACGAGATGGTCGGCTTCTTCCGCGCCGCCAATGGCGGCACGCTCTTTCTCGATGAAATCGCGGACCTGCCGTTAAAGGTCCAGCCGAAACTGCTGCGCGCCGTCGAGACTCACGAGGTCCATCCGGTCGGATCGTCGGAGACTTATCGGGTCGATATCCGGCTCATCGCCTCGACCAATCGCGACCTGCGCGCGATGGTGAAGGCGGGTCAGTTCCGCAACGATCTGTATTACCGGCTCAATGCCGCCGCGATCGTGGTGCCGCCGCTGCGCGAGCGGCGCGAGGCAATCCCGGCCTTCGTCGCATTCTTCGTCGATCACTACAATCGCCTGTTCGGCAAAGAGGTAACTCTGGTCGATAAGCGCGCCGTCGATACGCTCAGCCGCTACTCGTGGCCGGGCAACGTGCGCGAGCTTGCCCATGCGATCGAAAGCGCGGTGCTAATGGCCGAAGGCACCCGCCTCTCCTTCGAGGATCTGCCGCCTCATCTGTCGGATCCGGAGTTGCGCGTAACGTTCGCACCGCTTTCGCCCTTCGAGATAAGCGATCTCGATGCGGTCGCGGAGTCGCCCGAAGGTCAGCAACCGTATTCGCTCTCGGCCGCGATCCATCGCGCATCGAAAGGCGCCCTGGTTCGCGCGCTCGAAGCCGCCAGCGGCAACGCTTACCGCGCGGCGAATCTGCTCGGCGTGTCGCGCTACACCGTCTATCGGATGCTGAATCGGTACGGGATGGCCGAGGGACGCGCGCGCAAAACGACGATCCGCTGA
- a CDS encoding sulfotransferase domain-containing protein, translating into MLLFERGIFIKLILQMAAGRASIFQMTQSTKLPQFLAVGPGRTGTTWLHEALEGRVDLPYGVKETQFFNYMYDKGFDWYAWHFRYATGARPVGEICPYFAEPLAPGRIKHHLPDCKIIICLRDPVDRAYSNYKLLRAYAWARGPLEEVIETRPHIDHDSHYAEHVKRWFDTFGRERVLITWYEDLASNPQEYLDRFCEFTGIEKFVAPKLGTGDKRINEFSGPPRSRRIAQNARHVLYWLRDKRAYRTIDALESAGVWNYCFSGPVPYPRLTPEQDAMLRQRYLPEVEALEKLLDCDLSRWKKPRPRRAA; encoded by the coding sequence ATGTTACTTTTCGAACGCGGAATTTTCATCAAGTTGATTCTGCAAATGGCCGCGGGCCGTGCCTCAATTTTTCAGATGACGCAAAGCACCAAGCTTCCTCAATTCCTCGCCGTTGGACCGGGGAGGACCGGCACGACGTGGCTGCACGAAGCGCTCGAGGGACGGGTCGACCTGCCCTACGGCGTCAAAGAGACGCAATTCTTCAACTACATGTACGACAAGGGCTTCGACTGGTACGCGTGGCACTTCCGCTATGCGACTGGCGCGCGGCCCGTGGGTGAGATCTGTCCGTACTTCGCCGAGCCGCTCGCGCCCGGCCGCATCAAGCACCATTTGCCGGACTGTAAGATCATCATCTGCCTGCGCGATCCGGTCGATCGGGCGTATTCGAACTATAAGCTGCTGCGCGCCTATGCGTGGGCGCGCGGACCGCTCGAAGAGGTCATCGAGACGCGGCCTCATATTGATCACGATAGCCATTACGCCGAGCACGTGAAGCGATGGTTCGACACGTTCGGCCGCGAGCGCGTGCTGATTACGTGGTACGAGGATCTCGCCTCGAATCCGCAGGAGTATCTCGATCGCTTTTGCGAGTTCACCGGTATCGAGAAGTTCGTCGCGCCCAAGCTCGGCACGGGTGACAAGCGGATCAACGAATTCTCGGGGCCGCCGCGCAGCCGTCGTATCGCGCAGAACGCGCGGCACGTTCTCTATTGGCTGCGCGACAAGCGCGCGTATCGAACGATCGATGCGCTGGAGAGCGCGGGCGTGTGGAATTACTGCTTCAGCGGTCCGGTGCCGTATCCGCGCCTCACGCCGGAGCAGGATGCGATGCTACGGCAGCGCTATCTGCCCGAGGTTGAGGCGCTCGAGAAGCTGCTCGATTGTGATCTCTCGCGATGGAAAAAGCCGCGCCCCAGGCGCGCGGCTTGA